The Oncorhynchus tshawytscha isolate Ot180627B linkage group LG08, Otsh_v2.0, whole genome shotgun sequence genome window below encodes:
- the LOC112256215 gene encoding serine protease 23, whose protein sequence is MSPHPNSGLAHPSTSVLLLSLLLPLSLSSRALPHQDPVHLPSLVPHVPLPLSRSRFSAQTQLDFTTHCNASCYHKGEQERRREHLTEQLAFETLYADGSRTLTTMDVEDEDDYEGTISPALQPPPMRGWRVTSRHRRQKRQIYGADGRFNIRGDHFLLDYPFSTAVRISTGCTGVLVSQRHVLTAAHCVHDGKDYVKGARKLRVGFLTPPYINGTKPSQTPTKIPLVRWVRVKSTRVPKGWIQGPQEVSMDFDYALLELRWPHRRPFMRLSVAPSSDDLAGKRIHFSGFDSDRPGELVYRFCPVEDESNDLIYQHCDARPGASGSGVYGRVWDTALERWERKVIGIFSGHQWLEIDGENRDYNVAVRFTPLKFAQICYWVHGNRVDCIQD, encoded by the coding sequence ATGTCTCCACATCCAAACTCTGGCCTGGCTCATCCCTCCACCTCAGTGCTGctcctctcgctcctcctccccctgtctctgtcatcCCGAGCCCTCCCTCACCAAGATCCCGTCCACCTCCCTTCACTGGTGCCCCATGTACCCCTGCCCCTCTCCCGCTCTCGCTTCAGTGCTCAGACTCAATTGGACTTCACCACTCACTGTAACGCCAGCTGCTACCACAAGGGAGAGCAAGAGCGAAGGCGAGAGCACCTGACTGAGCAGCTGGCCTTCGAGACGCTCTATGCGGATGGTTCTCGTACCCTCACCACTATGGATGTGGAGGACGAGGATGATTATGAGGGAACCATCAGTCCTGCCCTTCAACCACCACCAATGAGAGGATGGAGAGTTACCAGTCGGCACAGGCGTCAGAAACGACAGATTTACGGGGCTGATGGGCGCTTCAACATCCGCGGTGACCACTTCCTGTTGGACTACCCGTTCTCCACAGCCGTGAGGATCTCCACCGGCTGCACCGGGGTCCTGGTGTCTCAACGCCACGTTCTGACCGCTGCCCACTGCGTGCATGATGGGAAGGATTACGTCAAGGGAGCCCGTAAACTGAGGGTGGGCTTCCTGACTCCTCCGTACATCAACGGCACCAAGCCCAGTCAGACCCCCACCAAGATACCCCTGGTGCGCTGGGTCCGGGTCAAAAGCACTCGTGTCCCCAAAGGCTGGATCCAGGGCCCCCAGGAGGTCAGCATGGACTTTGACTATGCCCTCCTGGAACTGCGCTGGCCCCACCGCCGGCCCTTCATGCGTCTGTCTGTGGCTCCTTCCTCTGATGACCTGGCAGGGAAACGCATCCACTTCTCTGGGTTTGACAGTGACAGGCCTGGGGAGCTGGTCTACCGCTTTTGTCCTGTGGAGGATGAGTCTAACGACCTGATCTACCAGCATTGTGATGCCCGGCCGGGGGCCAGCGGCTCGGGGGTGTACGGTCGCGTGTGGGACACGGCTCTGGAACGGTGGGAGAGGAAAGTCATCGGCATCTTCTCTGGACACCAGTGGCTGGAGATTGACGGGGAGAACCGAGACTACAACGTGGCTGTGAGATTCACCCCGCTGAAGTTTGCCCAGATCTGTTACTGGGTGCATGGGAACCGAGTGGACTGTATCCAGGactga
- the LOC112244504 gene encoding cofilin-2-like, with amino-acid sequence MASGVTVTDDVITVFNEMKVRKLQANEDEKKKRKKAVLFCLSEDKKHIILEEGQEILTGDVGVTVQDPYLHFVKMLPPDDCRYALYDATYETKETKKEDLVFIFWAPDGAPLKSKMIYASSKDAIKKKFTGIKHEWQVNGLEDIKDRRTLADKLGGSSVVTLEGSPI; translated from the exons ATG GCTTCCGGGGTGACAGTGACAGATGACGTTATCACAGTCTTCAACGAGATGAAAGTGCGCAAGTTGCAGGCAAACGAGgatgagaagaagaagaggaagaaggcgGTGCTGTTCTGCCTTAGTGAGGACAAGAAGCACATCATCCTGGAGGAGGGTCAGGAGATCCTGACAGGAGATGTGGGCGTCACCGTCCAGGACCCTTACCTGCACTTCGTCAAGATGCTGCCCCCAGATGACTGCCGTTACGCCCTCTATGACGCCACCTATGAGACCAAGGAGACCAAGAAAGAGGACCTGGTCTTCATCTTCTG GGCCCCAGATGGTGCTCCCCTGAAGAGCAAGATGATCTACGCCAGCTCAAAAGATGCCATCAAGAAGAAGTTCACAG GTATCAAACACGAGTGGCAAGTGAACGGTTTGGAAGACATCAAGGATCGACGCACCCTTGCAGACAAGCTCGGCGGCTCATCGGTAGTCACCCTGGAAGGAAGCCCTATATAA